A region of Betta splendens chromosome 13, fBetSpl5.4, whole genome shotgun sequence DNA encodes the following proteins:
- the LOC129605021 gene encoding uncharacterized protein LOC129605021 has protein sequence MGSPGHRERYGFVSSQGTLRVLQVTGNVMGSPAHRERYGFSRSQGTIWVCQVTGNVTGPQVTGNVMGSPGHRERYGFSRSQGTLQVCQVTGNVTGPQVTGNVTGSPGHRERYGFSRSQGTLQVCQVTGNVTGSPGDRERYKFDRSQGMLRVHQVTGNVMGSPGHRERYGFVRSQGTLRVVRSQGTLRVRQVTGNVTGSPGHRERYGFVRYTGNVTGSSRHRERYGFVRSQGMLWVLQVTGNVMGSPGHRERYGFVRSQGMLWVLQVTGNVMGSPGHRERNGFVRSQEMLWVLQVTGSVMGSPGHRERYGFVRSQGMLWVLQVTGNARGRQVTGNVMGSPGHRER, from the exons gtcagctcacagggaacgttacgggttctccaggtcacagggaacgttatgggttctccagctcacagggaacgttatgggttctccaggtcacagggaacgatATGGGTTTGTCAGgtgacagggaacgttacgggtcctcaggtcacaggaaatgttatgggttctccaggtcacagggaacgttatgggttttccaggtcacagggaacattacaagtttgtcaggtgacagggaacgttacgggtcctcaggtcacagggaatgttacgggttctccgggtcacagggaacgttatgggttttccaggtcacagggaacattacaagtttgtcaggtcacagggaacgttacgggttctccaggtgaCAGGGAGCGTTACAAATTCgacaggtcacagggaatgttacggGTTcatcaggtcacagggaatgttatgggttctccaggtcacagggaacgttacgggttcgtcaggtcacagggaacgttacgggtcgtcaggtcacagggaacgttacgggttcgtcaggtcacagggaacgttacgggttctccaggtcacagggaacgttacgggtttgTCAGGtacacagggaacgttacgggttcatcacgtcacagggaacgttacgggttcgtcaggtcacagggaatgttatgggttctccaggtcacagggaatgttatgggttctccaggtcacagggaacgttacgggttcgtcaggtcacagggaatgttatgggttctccaggtcacagggaatgttatgggttctccaggtcacagggaacgtaacgggttcgtcaggtcacaggaaatgttatgggttctccaggtcacagggagtgttatgggttctccaggtcacagggaacgttacgggttcgtcaggtcacagggaatgttatgggttctccaggtcacagggaacgctAGGGgccgtcaggtcacagggaatgttatgggttctccag gtcacagggaacgttag